Sequence from the Natronomonas marina genome:
CGGCGCCGATGGCGGCCACGAGCAGCCAGATCAGCGAGACGCCGAGAAACGCCTCCCGCGGCCCCAGTTCGCCGGGGGTGCCCGGTAGCTGCCGGAACGCGCCGCCGACGACGAGCGCCACGGCGATGGCCGAGAGGAAGGGCAGGACCGACTCGCCGTAGTAGAGGGCCACGCCGAGCGGGAACGACAGCGGGACGACGAGGTACGTGAGCACCCGCCCGGTCAGATCGAGGCTGGCCCGCCAGTCGACGCGTAACTCCAGCATCTATGCCATCGCCATCAGTTCGTCGACGAAGGCGGTCTCGACGAACGCGACGATGTGGTCGTCGGCCGAAAGCACCGTGTCCCCGCGGGGCGTGATGTGCTCTCGGCCCCGCGTGACGGCGCCGATGACCACGTCCGCGTCGATGTCGGCGGCGATGTCCTGGATCGACCGACCCACGAGGTCGCTGTCGGCCGACAGGACGAGTTCGACCACCTCCGCCCGGTCGCCCTCGATGACTGAGACGTTCTCGGCGACGCCCTCGTGGGTGAAGCGGGTTATCTCCTCGGCGGTGACCTGCCGGGGGTTGATGGCGACGTCGATGCCGATCTCCTCGAACAGCGGGACGTAGTCGGCGTTGTCGACGATGGCACAGACCCGGTCGGTGCCGAGCCGCTTGGCCAGCATCGACACGAGCATGTTCTTCTCGTCGGAGTCCAGCGCCGCGACGACGATGTCGGCCTCGTCGACGTGCTCGCGGGCCAGGAACTCCGTGTCGGTCGCGTCGTGCTCCATGACCAGCGTGTCCGGTAGCTCCTCGGCCAGTTCCCGGGCCCGCTCGTGGTCCTGCTCGATGAGTCGTGGCTTGAGGCCCCGGTCTTCCAGCAGCCGGGCGGTGTGGTAGCCGATCTCCGAGCCACCGAAGATGACGATCTCGGTGGCCTCGCCCGGCGTCTCCTCGGGCGCGAGGTCGGCCGCGAAACTGCGGACGCTGTCGGGACTCCCGATGACGACCGCCCGGTCGCCGGCCCGTATCTCGGTGTCACC
This genomic interval carries:
- the trkA gene encoding Trk system potassium transporter TrkA, translating into MHVVIIGAGEVGTSIADSLDGTHDVVVVDVDESRAEELKYDLDVMTLAGDGTSTSVLREADVENAELLIACTDDDRTNLVACGTAKTLADPFTIARTKSVEYLRTWELTETAFGVDFMVCSDLLSAENVVRVVGLPAAVDADPFAGGTVQMVEFEIRGASPIAGQTVAEADRFDSLTFVGLFRDGEIVLPRGDTEIRAGDRAVVIGSPDSVRSFAADLAPEETPGEATEIVIFGGSEIGYHTARLLEDRGLKPRLIEQDHERARELAEELPDTLVMEHDATDTEFLAREHVDEADIVVAALDSDEKNMLVSMLAKRLGTDRVCAIVDNADYVPLFEEIGIDVAINPRQVTAEEITRFTHEGVAENVSVIEGDRAEVVELVLSADSDLVGRSIQDIAADIDADVVIGAVTRGREHITPRGDTVLSADDHIVAFVETAFVDELMAMA